A portion of the uncultured Bacteroides sp. genome contains these proteins:
- a CDS encoding glucosaminidase domain-containing protein, which produces MANQMYRKQYISIILFTLLSAFAFTSAQAQRRNQRYTEYIDRYNSLAVEQMKIHKIPASITLAQGLLESGAGYSELARKSNNHFGIKCGNWRGPTVRHDDDARQECFRAYDDPVDSYEDHSLFLRKGARYAFLFRLDITDYKAWARGLKQAGYATDPSYANRLITIIEDYELYKYDTERHHGRSAHKKEEYITFNSHQVYLANDLAYVIARRGDTFESLSKEFDISSRKLVKYNDLQKDYTITDGDIIYLHAKNKKAAKAYVVHVVRDGDSMHTISQKYGIRLKNLYKMNRKEPDYVPEVGDRLRLR; this is translated from the coding sequence ATGGCCAACCAAATGTATCGGAAACAGTATATAAGTATTATACTTTTTACCCTTTTGTCTGCTTTTGCTTTCACTAGTGCGCAGGCGCAACGAAGAAATCAACGTTATACAGAGTATATTGACAGATATAATTCACTTGCTGTGGAGCAAATGAAGATTCATAAGATTCCTGCTAGCATCACTTTGGCACAAGGATTGCTTGAGAGTGGGGCCGGATATAGCGAATTGGCTCGTAAGAGTAATAATCATTTTGGCATTAAGTGTGGTAACTGGCGCGGGCCTACGGTGAGGCACGATGATGATGCGCGACAAGAGTGCTTTCGTGCTTATGACGATCCTGTTGATTCGTACGAAGATCATTCGTTGTTTTTGAGAAAGGGAGCACGTTATGCTTTTTTGTTCCGTTTGGATATAACCGATTATAAAGCTTGGGCCCGAGGATTGAAACAGGCCGGTTATGCCACAGATCCGTCGTATGCTAATCGGTTAATTACTATAATAGAAGATTATGAACTATACAAATATGATACTGAACGTCATCATGGCAGATCTGCTCATAAAAAAGAGGAATATATTACTTTTAATTCTCATCAAGTTTACTTGGCCAACGATTTGGCTTATGTCATAGCTCGTAGAGGCGATACTTTTGAAAGTCTATCAAAAGAGTTTGATATTAGTAGTAGAAAGCTTGTGAAGTATAACGATTTGCAAAAAGATTATACGATAACCGACGGAGACATTATCTATCTTCATGCTAAAAACAAGAAGGCAGCTAAGGCTTATGTGGTACATGTGGTAAGAGATGGTGATTCCATGCATACCATTTCTCAAAAATATGGCATTCGTTTGAAGAATCTATATAAGATGAACCGTAAAGAACCGGATTATGTGCCTGAAGTGGGCGATAGATTGCGATTGAGGTAA
- the bla gene encoding subclass B1 metallo-beta-lactamase, with protein sequence MKRQYLLLIAFLSVFSLSLSAQNEEIFKKITIAPGIEVVKLSSKAYFYVSYDDMGSFGIVPCNGLILINNGEAALLDTPANDERTAMLMDWIEQGLQAKLTTFIPNHWHGDCLGGLSYLQKKGVKSYANQMTIDLTREKKLPVPDYGFTDSLTVKLGDMDLCCYYPGGGHSTDNIVVWIPSEKILFGGCMVKEVAATGLGNLSDAAVNEWPSTIDKVINKYPDARIVIPGHGAIGGRELLLHTREMLEKKNK encoded by the coding sequence ATGAAACGTCAATACTTATTATTAATAGCTTTCTTATCGGTATTCTCTTTAAGCTTAAGTGCTCAGAACGAAGAGATATTTAAGAAAATAACGATAGCTCCGGGCATAGAGGTAGTCAAACTATCAAGTAAGGCTTACTTTTATGTATCTTATGATGATATGGGAAGTTTTGGTATAGTGCCGTGCAACGGACTCATTTTGATTAATAATGGTGAGGCGGCTTTGCTCGATACGCCGGCCAACGATGAACGAACTGCCATGCTTATGGACTGGATTGAACAAGGATTGCAGGCCAAACTGACTACATTCATTCCCAACCATTGGCATGGCGATTGCTTGGGTGGACTCTCTTATTTGCAGAAAAAAGGAGTGAAATCGTATGCCAACCAAATGACAATTGATTTAACACGCGAAAAGAAATTACCCGTACCCGATTATGGGTTCACTGATTCATTGACCGTGAAGCTGGGTGATATGGATTTGTGTTGTTATTATCCGGGCGGCGGACACTCTACAGACAACATTGTGGTGTGGATTCCTTCCGAGAAAATTCTTTTTGGAGGGTGCATGGTGAAAGAGGTTGCTGCCACCGGATTAGGAAACTTATCGGATGCAGCAGTGAACGAGTGGCCTTCAACCATTGATAAAGTAATCAATAAATATCCCGATGCACGTATTGTTATACCCGGGCACGGTGCAATAGGTGGCAGGGAATTATTATTGCACACGCGGGAGATGCTTGAGAAGAAGAATAAATAA
- a CDS encoding serpin family protein codes for MKNFLKLMLVSPLLWAMSCSSDDSKPKEVPDAKPIVLKSDFDSKMNTNNLFAINLFKTTVEKSDGNVLVSPLSVNMALSMTWNGADGTTKSEMQQMLGNEGYTPSEINEYSKSLSEALLKADPTTELLIANSIWTTKDLPLERSFIEVNQSNYNAAVEEVDFLSPTALEKINTWCSEKTKGKITKALDQLSPDAKFALVNALYFKGKWREKFDAKNTVDALFSNVDGKRPIVKMMIQESHFGYTDDENWRCLSLPYGNKAFSMVILLPNNEKKLSDLLPTLTADSWNTMLKGLNSHKVVVRLPRFKGEYAYDMHKEILPAMGMKQAFNPLTANFSKMCSSALGTLYISQVVHKTFVEVNEEGTEAAATTVVVGDLTTAGPESTIDFFVDQPFIYAIRENSTGTILFIGKVDNF; via the coding sequence ATGAAAAACTTTTTAAAACTTATGCTAGTCAGCCCGTTGCTATGGGCTATGTCTTGTTCATCAGATGACTCAAAACCCAAAGAAGTTCCTGATGCTAAGCCTATTGTTCTGAAATCGGACTTTGACAGCAAGATGAACACAAACAATCTATTTGCTATCAATCTTTTTAAAACGACGGTTGAAAAATCGGACGGTAATGTGTTGGTTTCCCCTCTGAGTGTCAACATGGCGTTGAGTATGACATGGAACGGGGCTGATGGCACAACAAAGAGTGAAATGCAGCAAATGTTAGGCAATGAAGGATACACTCCGAGCGAGATTAATGAGTATTCAAAATCGTTGAGCGAAGCCTTGTTGAAAGCTGATCCTACAACTGAACTACTGATAGCCAACTCCATCTGGACGACTAAGGACTTGCCATTGGAGAGATCATTTATCGAGGTAAATCAGAGTAATTATAATGCAGCAGTAGAAGAAGTTGACTTTTTGTCTCCTACGGCTCTTGAAAAGATAAACACCTGGTGCAGTGAAAAGACGAAGGGGAAAATTACGAAGGCGTTGGATCAGTTAAGTCCCGATGCTAAATTTGCTTTGGTTAATGCATTGTATTTTAAAGGTAAATGGCGTGAAAAGTTTGATGCTAAGAACACAGTTGATGCTCTTTTTTCCAATGTGGATGGGAAAAGGCCGATTGTTAAGATGATGATTCAGGAGAGTCACTTCGGATATACGGATGATGAAAATTGGCGTTGTTTAAGTCTGCCGTATGGGAATAAGGCATTCAGTATGGTCATTTTATTGCCCAACAATGAAAAAAAACTGAGCGATCTGCTTCCGACTCTGACAGCTGATTCATGGAATACAATGTTGAAGGGATTGAATAGCCATAAGGTAGTGGTGAGACTTCCACGCTTTAAAGGCGAATATGCTTATGATATGCATAAAGAGATATTACCCGCCATGGGCATGAAGCAGGCGTTTAATCCGCTTACAGCCAACTTTAGTAAAATGTGTAGCTCAGCATTGGGGACACTTTACATATCGCAAGTTGTTCACAAAACATTTGTGGAAGTTAATGAAGAGGGAACAGAAGCAGCAGCAACCACGGTTGTTGTTGGTGATCTTACAACTGCAGGACCGGAATCAACGATTGACTTCTTTGTTGACCAACCATTTATCTATGCCATACGTGAAAATAGCACGGGTACAATCTTATTTATCGGAAAGGTGGATAATTTTTAA
- a CDS encoding type 1 glutamine amidotransferase family protein has protein sequence MNKKEIIFVLLNEFADWEGAYIAASLNQGAKPGSPINYTVKTLSVTKAPVVSIGGFNVLPDYDLSDMPTDYAGLILIGGMSWFSPEAGQIVSLVEKAVKENKLVAGICNASVFLGMNGYLNNVKHTSNGLDYIKQYAGNKYTGEANYINDQAVRDGNIVTANGAAPLEFCREILYALEADTPEIIEENYQFFKNGLSPK, from the coding sequence ATGAATAAGAAAGAAATCATTTTTGTACTTTTAAACGAGTTTGCAGACTGGGAAGGAGCCTATATTGCAGCCAGTTTGAATCAGGGAGCTAAACCCGGAAGTCCAATTAACTATACTGTAAAGACTTTGTCTGTCACTAAAGCTCCCGTTGTGTCGATAGGTGGATTCAACGTATTGCCTGATTATGATTTGAGTGATATGCCGACAGATTATGCCGGTTTGATATTGATTGGCGGCATGAGTTGGTTCTCACCAGAAGCCGGGCAAATCGTTTCGCTTGTTGAGAAAGCAGTAAAAGAGAATAAATTGGTTGCCGGAATATGTAACGCTTCGGTATTTCTCGGTATGAACGGATACCTCAATAATGTAAAGCATACAAGCAATGGTCTTGATTACATAAAGCAGTATGCAGGTAATAAATATACAGGTGAAGCCAATTATATCAACGATCAAGCCGTAAGAGACGGGAATATTGTTACTGCCAACGGAGCTGCTCCATTGGAGTTTTGCCGTGAAATTCTATATGCATTAGAAGCAGATACTCCGGAAATAATTGAAGAGAATTATCAGTTTTTTAAAAACGGACTTTCTCCGAAATAG
- the cdd gene encoding cytidine deaminase, with amino-acid sequence MKELTITAVLKVYQYDELSEIDHALVCAAMDATTRSYAPYSHFRVGAAARLANGVMITGTNQENAAYPSGLCAERTTLFYANSQYPDQAVTTLAIAARTETDFISSPIPPCGACRQVILETEKRYKQPIRILLYGREAIYEVKSIKDLLPLSFDGSEL; translated from the coding sequence ATGAAAGAGCTCACTATCACCGCCGTACTTAAAGTATATCAATACGATGAACTCTCGGAAATAGATCATGCTTTGGTTTGTGCAGCCATGGATGCCACTACTCGAAGCTATGCACCTTACTCTCATTTTAGGGTTGGAGCTGCTGCCCGATTGGCCAACGGAGTAATGATAACCGGAACCAACCAAGAGAATGCTGCTTATCCTTCAGGGCTTTGTGCAGAACGTACTACCTTATTCTACGCCAACTCGCAATATCCCGATCAGGCAGTGACTACGCTTGCCATTGCTGCTCGCACTGAAACAGATTTTATCTCATCTCCTATTCCTCCTTGTGGCGCTTGTCGGCAAGTGATACTCGAAACGGAGAAGCGTTACAAACAACCCATTCGCATTCTGCTTTATGGCAGGGAAGCTATCTACGAAGTAAAAAGTATTAAAGATTTGCTTCCCCTGTCATTTGATGGATCAGAGCTTTAA